The following are encoded together in the Neofelis nebulosa isolate mNeoNeb1 chromosome 9, mNeoNeb1.pri, whole genome shotgun sequence genome:
- the SNX17 gene encoding sorting nexin-17, which yields MHFSIPETESRSGDSGGSAYVAYNIHVNGVLHCRVRYSQLLGLHEQLRKEYGANVLPAFPPKKLFSLTPAEVEQRREQLEKYMQAVRQDPLLGSSETFNSFLRRAQQETQQVPTEEVSLEVLLSNGQKVLVNVLTSDQTEDVLEAVAAKLDLPDDLIGYFSLFLVREKEDGTFSFVRKLQEFELPYVSVTSLRSQEYKIVLRKSYWDSAYDDDVMENRVGLNLLYAQTVSDIERGWILVTKEQHRQLKSLQEKVSKKEFLRLAQTLRHYGYLRFDACVADFPEKDCPVVVSAGNSELSLQLRLPGQQLREGSFRVTRMRCWRVTSSVPLPSGGTSSPGRGRGEVRLELAFEYLMSKDRLQWVTITSPQAIMMSICLQSMVDELMVKKSGGSIRKMLRRRVGGTLRRSDSQQAVKSPPLLESPDASRESMVKLSSKLSAVSLRGIGSPSTDASASDVHGNFAFEGIGDEDL from the exons ATGCACTTTTCCATTCCTGAAACCGAGTCCCGCAGCGGGGACAGCGGCGGCTCCGCCTACGTG GCCTATAATATCCACGTGAATGGAGTCCTTCATTGCCGGGTGCGCTACAGCCAGCTCCTGGGGCTGCACGAGCAG CTTCGGAAGGAGTATGGGGCCAATGTTCTTCCTGCATTTCCCCCAAAGAAGCTTTTCTCTCTGACACCTGCTGAGGTAGAACAGAGGAGAGAGCAGTTAGAGAAGTACATGCAAGCCG TTCGGCAAGACCCGCTGCTTGGGAGCAGTGAGACCTTCAATAGCTTTCTGCGTCGGGCACAACAG GAGACACAGCAGGTCCCCACAGAGGAAGTTTCCTTGGAAGTGCTGCTCAGCAACGGGCAGAAAGTTCTCGTCAATGTGCTAACTTCAGATCAGACTGAAGATGTCCTAGAG GCTGTGGCTGCAAAGCTGGATCTTCCAGATGACTTGATCGGATACTTCAGTCTCTTTCTAGTTCGAGAGAAAGAGGATGGAACCTTTTCTT TCGTACGGAAGTTGCAAGAGTTTGAGCTGCCTTATGTATCTGTCACCAGTCTTCGGAGTCAAGAGTATAAGATTGTGCTAAGGAAGAG TTACTGGGACTCTGCCTATGACGACGATGTCATGGAGAACCGGGTTGGCCTGAACCTGCTTTACGCTCAG ACGGTATCAGACATTGAGCGTGGGTGGATTCTGGTCACCAAGGAGCAGCACCGGCAGCTCAAATCTCTGCAAGAGAAGGTCTCCAAGAAGGAG TTCCTGCGGCTGGCTCAGACGCTGCGGCACTATGGCTACTTGCGCTTCGATGCCTGTGTGGCTGACTTCCCAGAGAAGGACTGTCCCGTGGTAGTGAGTGCAGGCAACAGTGAGCTTAGCCTCCAGCTCCGCCTGCCTGGCCAGCAACTCCGAGAAGGCTCCTTCCGGGTCACCCGCATGCGGTGCTGGCGGGTCACCTCCTCT GTGCCACTGCCCAGTGGAGGCACAAGCAGCCCAGGCCGGGGCCGGGGTGAGGTGCGCCTGGAACTGGCTTTTGAATACCTCATGAGCAAGGACCGGCTACAGTGGGTCACCATCACCAGCCCCCAG GCTATCATGATGAGTATCTGCTTGCAGTCTATGGTAGATGAACTGATGGTGAAGAAATCTGGTGGCAGCATCAGGAAG ATGCTGCGTCGGCGAGTGGGGGGCACCCTGAGACGCTCAGACAGCCAGCAAGCAGTGAAGTCTCCACCCCTGCTT GAGTCACCCGATGCCAGCCGGGAGTCCATGGTCAAACTCTCA AGCAAGCTGAGTGCCGTGAGCTTGCGGGGGATTGGCAGTCCCAGCACAGATGCCAGTGCCAGTGATGTCCACGGCAATTTTGCCTTCGAGGGCATTGGAGATGAGGATCTGTGA
- the ZNF513 gene encoding zinc finger protein 513 isoform X1 encodes MPRRKQSHPQPVKCEGVKVDTEDSLDEGPGALVLESDLLLGQDLEFEEEEEEEEEEGDGNSDQLMGFERDSEGDSLGARPGLPYGLSDDESGGGRPLSAESEVEEPARGPGEARGERPGPACQLCGGPTGEGPCCGAGGPGGGAPLPPRLLYSCRLCAFVSHYSSHLKRHMQTHSGEKPFRCGRCPYASAQLVNLTRHTRTHTGEKPYRCPHCPFACSSLGNLRRHQRTHAGPPTPPCPTCGFRCCAPRPTRPPSPTEQEGAVPRRPEGLIVPTDALLLPDLSLHVPPGGASFLPDCGQLRGEGEGLCGTGSEPLPELLFPWTCRNCGRELEEGEGGRLGAAMCGRCMRGEAGGGASGGPQGPSDKGFACSLCPFATHYPNHLARHMKTHSGEKPFRCARCPYASAHLDNLKRHQRVHTGEKPYKCPLCPYACGNLANLKRHGRIHSGDKPFRCSLCNYSCNQSMNLKRHMLRHTGEKPFRCATCAYTTGHWDNYKRHQKVHGHGGAGGPGLSASEGWAPPHSPSSVLSPRGPTALSAAGSRALHTDSP; translated from the exons ATGCCCCGAAGGAAGCAGAGCCACCCGCAGCCCGTGAAATGCGAGGGGGTCAAAG TGGATACCGAAGACTCCCTCGACGAAGGACCCGGGGCCCTGGTATTGGAGAGTGACTTGCTACTAGGCCAGGATCTGGAgtttgaggaggaagaggaagaggaagaggaggaaggtgaCGGCAACAGCGACCAGCTCATGGGCTTCGAGAGAGACTCTGAAG GAGACTCTCTGGGGGCCAGGCCTGGGCTTCCCTATGGGCTGAGCGATGACGAGTCTGGGGGCGGCCGGCCACTAAGTGCTGAGAGTGAAGTTGAGGAGCCAGCCAGGGGTCCAGGGGAGGCCAGGGGTGAGAGGCCAGGCCCAGCCTGCCAGCTGTGTGGGGGGCCGACAGGTGAGGGGCCGTGTTGTGGGGCAGGAGGGCCGGGTGGGGGGGCCCCGCTGCCCCCACGGCTATTATACTCATGCCGCCTCTGCGCCTTCGTGTCCCACTACTCGAGCCACCTGAAGCGGCACATGCAGACACACAGCGGGGAGAAGCCGTTCCGCTGTGGCCGCTGCCCCTACGCCTCAGCCCAGCTCGTCAACCTGACGCGACATACCCGCACCCACACTGGCGAGAAGCCCTACCGCTGTCCCCACTGCCCCTTTGCCTGCAGCAGCCTGGGCAACCTGAGGCGGCATCAGCGCACCCACGCGGggccccccactcctccctgccCGACCTGTGGCTTCCGCTGCTGTGCTCCACGTCCAACCCGGCCTCCCAGTCCCACAGAGCAGGAGGGGGCAGTGCCCCGGCGACCTGAAG GCCTCATTGTCCCCACAGATGCTCTGCTGCTTCCAGATTTGAGCCTCCATGTGCCACCAGGTGGTGCCAGTTTCCTGCCAGACTGTGGGCAGCTGCGGGGTGAAGGAGAGGGTCTTTGTGGGACTGGATCAGAACCACTGCCAGAGCTCCTGTTCCCTTGGACCTGCCGGAACTGTGGACgagagctggaggagggggagggtggtcGGCTGGGAGCTGCCATGTGTGGGCGCTGCATGCGAGGAGAAGCTGGAGGGGGTGCCAGTGgggggccccagggccccagtGACAAAGGCTTTGCCTGTAGCCTCTGCCCCTTTGCCACTCATTATCCCAACCACCTGGCCCGGCATATGAAGACGCACAGTGGCGAGAAGCCCTTTCGTTGTGCCCGCTGTCCCTATGCCTCTGCTCATCTGGATAATCTGAAACGGCACCAGCGCGTCCACACAGGAGAGAAGCCCTACAAGTGCCCCCTCTGCCCTTATGCCTGTGGCAACCTGGCCAACCTCAAGCGTCACGGTCGCATCCACTCTGGGGACAAACCTTTTCGGTGTAGCCTTTGCAACTACAGCTGCAATCAGAGCATGAACCTCAAACGCCACATGCTGCGGCACACAGGCGAGAAGCCCTTCCGCTGTGCCACCTGCGCCTACACCACAGGCCACTGGGACAACTACAAACGCCACCAGAAGGTGCATGGCCATGGTGGGGCAGGAGGGcctggcctctctgcctctgaGGGCTGGGCCCCACCGCACAGCCCCTCCTCTGTGTTGAGCCCTCGGGGTCCGACAGCTTTGAGTGCCGCTGGTAGCCGGGCTCTCCATACAGACTCACCCTGA
- the ZNF513 gene encoding zinc finger protein 513 isoform X2, protein MPRRKQSHPQPVKCEGVKVDTEDSLDEGPGALVLESDLLLGQDLEFEEEEEEEEEEGDGNSDQLMGFERDSEGDSLGARPGLPYGLSDDESGGGRPLSAESEVEEPARGPGEARGERPGPACQLCGGPTGEGPCCGAGGPGGGAPLPPRLLYSCRLCAFVSHYSSHLKRHMQTHSGEKPFRCGRCPYASAQLVNLTRHTRTHTGEKPYRCPHCPFACSSLGNLRRHQRTHAGPPTPPCPTCGFRCCAPRPTRPPSPTEQEGAVPRRPEDALLLPDLSLHVPPGGASFLPDCGQLRGEGEGLCGTGSEPLPELLFPWTCRNCGRELEEGEGGRLGAAMCGRCMRGEAGGGASGGPQGPSDKGFACSLCPFATHYPNHLARHMKTHSGEKPFRCARCPYASAHLDNLKRHQRVHTGEKPYKCPLCPYACGNLANLKRHGRIHSGDKPFRCSLCNYSCNQSMNLKRHMLRHTGEKPFRCATCAYTTGHWDNYKRHQKVHGHGGAGGPGLSASEGWAPPHSPSSVLSPRGPTALSAAGSRALHTDSP, encoded by the exons ATGCCCCGAAGGAAGCAGAGCCACCCGCAGCCCGTGAAATGCGAGGGGGTCAAAG TGGATACCGAAGACTCCCTCGACGAAGGACCCGGGGCCCTGGTATTGGAGAGTGACTTGCTACTAGGCCAGGATCTGGAgtttgaggaggaagaggaagaggaagaggaggaaggtgaCGGCAACAGCGACCAGCTCATGGGCTTCGAGAGAGACTCTGAAG GAGACTCTCTGGGGGCCAGGCCTGGGCTTCCCTATGGGCTGAGCGATGACGAGTCTGGGGGCGGCCGGCCACTAAGTGCTGAGAGTGAAGTTGAGGAGCCAGCCAGGGGTCCAGGGGAGGCCAGGGGTGAGAGGCCAGGCCCAGCCTGCCAGCTGTGTGGGGGGCCGACAGGTGAGGGGCCGTGTTGTGGGGCAGGAGGGCCGGGTGGGGGGGCCCCGCTGCCCCCACGGCTATTATACTCATGCCGCCTCTGCGCCTTCGTGTCCCACTACTCGAGCCACCTGAAGCGGCACATGCAGACACACAGCGGGGAGAAGCCGTTCCGCTGTGGCCGCTGCCCCTACGCCTCAGCCCAGCTCGTCAACCTGACGCGACATACCCGCACCCACACTGGCGAGAAGCCCTACCGCTGTCCCCACTGCCCCTTTGCCTGCAGCAGCCTGGGCAACCTGAGGCGGCATCAGCGCACCCACGCGGggccccccactcctccctgccCGACCTGTGGCTTCCGCTGCTGTGCTCCACGTCCAACCCGGCCTCCCAGTCCCACAGAGCAGGAGGGGGCAGTGCCCCGGCGACCTGAAG ATGCTCTGCTGCTTCCAGATTTGAGCCTCCATGTGCCACCAGGTGGTGCCAGTTTCCTGCCAGACTGTGGGCAGCTGCGGGGTGAAGGAGAGGGTCTTTGTGGGACTGGATCAGAACCACTGCCAGAGCTCCTGTTCCCTTGGACCTGCCGGAACTGTGGACgagagctggaggagggggagggtggtcGGCTGGGAGCTGCCATGTGTGGGCGCTGCATGCGAGGAGAAGCTGGAGGGGGTGCCAGTGgggggccccagggccccagtGACAAAGGCTTTGCCTGTAGCCTCTGCCCCTTTGCCACTCATTATCCCAACCACCTGGCCCGGCATATGAAGACGCACAGTGGCGAGAAGCCCTTTCGTTGTGCCCGCTGTCCCTATGCCTCTGCTCATCTGGATAATCTGAAACGGCACCAGCGCGTCCACACAGGAGAGAAGCCCTACAAGTGCCCCCTCTGCCCTTATGCCTGTGGCAACCTGGCCAACCTCAAGCGTCACGGTCGCATCCACTCTGGGGACAAACCTTTTCGGTGTAGCCTTTGCAACTACAGCTGCAATCAGAGCATGAACCTCAAACGCCACATGCTGCGGCACACAGGCGAGAAGCCCTTCCGCTGTGCCACCTGCGCCTACACCACAGGCCACTGGGACAACTACAAACGCCACCAGAAGGTGCATGGCCATGGTGGGGCAGGAGGGcctggcctctctgcctctgaGGGCTGGGCCCCACCGCACAGCCCCTCCTCTGTGTTGAGCCCTCGGGGTCCGACAGCTTTGAGTGCCGCTGGTAGCCGGGCTCTCCATACAGACTCACCCTGA
- the PPM1G gene encoding protein phosphatase 1G: protein MGAYLSQPNTVKCSGDGVGASRLPLPYGFSAMQGWRVSMEDAHNCIPELDSETAMFSVYDGHGGEEVALYCAKYLPDIIKDQKAYKEGKLQKALEDAFLAIDAKLTTEEVIKELAQIAGRPTEDEDEKEKVADEDDVDNEEAALLHEEATMTIEELLTRYGQNCHKGAPHSKSGAGTGEEPGSQGLNGEAGPEDPSRETSSEENGPTAKAHTGLSSNSERGTEAGQGGEPGTPTGEAGPSCSSASDKLPRIAKSKFFEDSEDESDEAEEEEEDSEECSEEEDGYSSEEAENEEDEDDTEEAEEDEEEEEMMVPGMEGKEEPGSDSGTTAVVALIRGKQLIVANAGDSRCVVSEAGKALDMSYDHKPEDEVELARIKNAGGKVTMDGRVNGGLNLSRAIGDHFYKRNKNLPPEEQMISALPDIKVLTLTDDHEFMVIACDGIWNVMSSQEVIDFIQSKISQRDENGELRLLSSIVEELLDQCLAPDTSGDGTGCDNMTCIIICFKPRNTAELQPESGKRKLEEVLSSEGAEENGNSDNKKKVKRD from the exons ATGGGTGCCTACCTCTCCCAACCCAACACGGTGAAGTGCTCTGGGGACGGGGTCGGCGCCTCGCGCCTGCCGCTGCCCTACGGTTTCTCCGCCATGCAAGGCTGGCGCGTCTCCATGGAG GATGCTCACAACTGTATTCCTGAGCTGGACAGTGAGACAGCAATGTTTTCTGTCTATGATGGACATGGAG GGGAGGAAGTTGCCTTGTACTGTGCCAAATATCTTCCTGATATCATCAAAGATCAGAAGGCCTACAAAGAAGGCAAGCTACAAAAG GCATTAGAAGATGCCTTCTTGGCTATTGATGCCAAACTGACCACTGAGGAAGTCATAAAGGAGTTGGCACAGATTGCAGGGCGACCCACTGAGGatgaggatgaaaaagaaaaagtagctgatgaagatgatg TGGACAATGAGGAAGCTGCGCTGCTGCATGAAGAGGCTACCATGACTATTGAAGAGCTGCTCACGCGCTACGGGCAGAACTGTCACAAGGGTGCTCCCCACAGCAAATCTGGAGCTGGGACAGGCGAGGAACCAGGGTCCCAAGGCCTCAATGGGGAAGCCGGACCTGAGGACCCATCTAGGGAAACTTCTTCAGAGGAAAATGGCCCCACAGCCAAGGCCCACACAGGCCTTTCCTCCAACTCAGAACGTGGGACTGAGGCAGGCCAAGGTGGCGAACCTGGCACTCCCACTGGTGAGGCTGGGCCTTCCTGCTCTTCAGCCTCTGACAAGCTGCCTCGAATTGCTAAGTCCAAGTTCTTTGAGGACAGTGAGGATGAGTCAgatgaggcagaggaggaagaggaagacagtgaG GAATGCAGTGAGGAAGAGGATGGCTACAGCAGTGAAGAAGCAGAGAATGAGGAAGATGAGGATGACACTGAGGAGGCTGAAGAAGACgaggaagaagaggagatgaTGGTGCCTGGCATGGAAGGCAAAGAGGAG CCTGGCTCTGACAGCGGCACAACAGCGGTGGTGGCCCTGATACGAGGGAAGCAGTTGATTGTAGCCAATGCGGGAGACTCTCGTTGTGTGGTGTCTGAGGCTGGCAAAGCTTTAGACATGTCCTATGACCACAAACCAGAGGATGAAGTGGAGCTAGCACGCATCAAGAATGCTGGTGGCAAGGTCACCATGGATGGGCGAGTCAACGGGGGCCTCAACCTCTCCAGAGCCATTG GAGACCACTTCTACAAGAGAAATAAGAACTTGCCACCTGAGGAACAGATGATTTCAGCCCTTCCTGACATCAAGGTGCTGACTCTCACTGACGACCACGAATTCATGGTCATTGCCTGTGATGGCATATG GAATGTGATGAGCAGCCAGGAAGTTATAGACTTTATTCAATCAAAGATCAGTCAGCGTGATGAAAATGGGGAGCTTCGGTTATTGTCATCCATTGTGGAAGAG CTGCTggatcagtgcctggcaccagATACTTCTGGGGACGGTACAGGGTGTGACAACATGACCTGCATCATCATTTGCTTCAAGCCCCGAAACACAGCAGAGCTTCAGCCAGAGAGTGGCAAGCGGAAACTGGAGGAGGTGCTCTCTTCTGAGGGGGCTGAAGAAAATGGCAACAGTGACAATAAGAAGAAAGTCAAGCGGGACTAA